One region of Streptomyces sp. CG4 genomic DNA includes:
- a CDS encoding SigE family RNA polymerase sigma factor has protein sequence MAQGEVLEFEEYVRTRQDALLRSARRLVPDPVDAQDLLQTALVRTYGRWEGIADKRLADAYLRRVMINTRTEWWRARKLEEVPTEQLPDASVDDSTEQHADRALLMDVMKVLAPKQRSVVVLRHWEQMSTEETAAALGMSAGTVKSTLHRALARLREELEARDLDARALEREERERCAA, from the coding sequence ATGGCGCAGGGCGAGGTGCTCGAATTCGAGGAGTACGTCCGCACACGGCAGGACGCGCTGCTGCGCAGCGCCCGCCGACTGGTGCCGGACCCGGTCGACGCACAGGACCTGCTGCAGACGGCACTGGTGCGCACGTACGGCCGCTGGGAGGGCATCGCCGACAAGCGGCTGGCCGACGCCTATTTGCGCCGTGTCATGATCAACACCCGTACGGAGTGGTGGCGGGCGCGCAAGCTGGAGGAGGTCCCGACCGAGCAGCTGCCGGACGCGTCCGTGGACGACTCCACCGAGCAGCACGCCGACCGGGCTCTGCTGATGGACGTCATGAAGGTGCTCGCACCGAAGCAGCGCAGCGTCGTGGTGCTGCGACACTGGGAGCAGATGTCCACAGAGGAGACGGCCGCGGCACTCGGTATGTCGGCCGGTACGGTCAAGAGCACGCTGCACCGAGCGCTCGCCCGGCTCCGTGAGGAGCTGGAGGCCCGCGATCTGGACGCACGCGCGCTGGAGCGTGAGGAGCGGGAGCGTTGCGCGGCCTGA
- a CDS encoding TetR/AcrR family transcriptional regulator, with translation MHDSNEPRPHTGRRRNEAARRAILDAALELLADADGAPVSVETIARAAGVGKQTLYRWWPSKGAVLLDALTDRAAQDVPSPDTGNLREDLREWAVATFEASQRRPSAPALRTLVREAARDAHLAELMRVFTQSRRAAVREVLERGRERGELAADRDLDLLVDQFYGFFWYRFLLGHAPLDEAAADRLTDSLLR, from the coding sequence GTGCACGACAGCAACGAACCTCGCCCGCACACCGGCCGCCGCCGTAACGAGGCGGCGCGCCGGGCGATCCTCGACGCCGCGCTGGAACTGCTCGCCGACGCCGACGGCGCCCCGGTGAGCGTGGAGACCATCGCGCGGGCGGCCGGGGTCGGAAAACAGACCCTCTACCGCTGGTGGCCCTCGAAGGGCGCGGTGCTGCTGGACGCGCTCACCGACCGGGCTGCCCAGGACGTGCCCTCGCCGGACACCGGAAACCTCCGCGAGGATCTGCGGGAATGGGCGGTCGCCACCTTCGAGGCCTCCCAGCGGCGGCCGTCCGCGCCCGCCCTGCGCACCCTCGTCCGGGAAGCGGCCCGGGACGCGCATCTGGCCGAGCTGATGCGGGTGTTCACGCAGTCCCGGAGGGCCGCCGTACGAGAAGTGCTCGAACGGGGCCGGGAGCGGGGGGAACTGGCCGCCGACCGGGATCTGGATCTGCTCGTCGACCAGTTCTACGGGTTCTTCTGGTACCGCTTCCTGCTCGGCCACGCTCCGCTCGACGAGGCCGCCGCCGACCGGCTCACGGACTCGCTCCTCCGGTAG
- a CDS encoding A/G-specific adenine glycosylase, whose amino-acid sequence MTEKLHTPVIAWFHAHARDLPWRRPEAGPWGVMVSEFMLQQTPVSRVLPVYEEWLARWPRPADLAKEAPGEAVRAWGRLGYPRRALRLHGAAVAITERHGGDVPTDHGQLLALPGIGEYTAAAVASFAYGQRHAVLDTNVRRVFARAVTGVQYPPNATTAAERRLARELLPEDEPTAARWAAASMELGALVCTAKNEGCGQCPIAAQCAWRLAGKPAHAGPPRRGQTYAGTDRQVRGKLLSVLREAHAPVPQAVLDRVWHEPVQRARALDGLVTDGLVEPLPGGLYRLPLS is encoded by the coding sequence ATGACTGAGAAGCTGCACACCCCCGTGATCGCCTGGTTCCACGCCCACGCCCGCGACCTCCCCTGGCGCCGCCCGGAGGCGGGCCCGTGGGGTGTGATGGTCAGCGAGTTCATGCTGCAGCAGACCCCGGTCAGCCGGGTGCTGCCCGTCTATGAGGAGTGGCTGGCCCGCTGGCCACGCCCGGCCGACCTCGCCAAGGAGGCGCCGGGCGAGGCGGTGCGCGCCTGGGGCCGGCTCGGCTACCCGCGCCGCGCGCTCAGGCTGCACGGAGCCGCCGTAGCCATAACGGAGCGGCACGGCGGGGACGTACCGACGGATCACGGGCAGCTGCTGGCGCTGCCCGGCATCGGCGAGTACACGGCCGCCGCGGTGGCGTCGTTCGCGTACGGGCAGCGGCATGCGGTGCTGGACACGAACGTGCGCCGGGTCTTCGCGCGGGCGGTGACGGGGGTGCAGTACCCGCCGAACGCGACGACGGCCGCCGAGCGGCGCCTCGCCCGCGAGCTGCTGCCCGAGGACGAGCCGACGGCCGCGCGCTGGGCCGCCGCCTCCATGGAGCTGGGCGCGCTGGTGTGCACGGCGAAGAACGAGGGGTGCGGGCAGTGCCCGATCGCCGCGCAGTGCGCCTGGCGGCTGGCCGGCAAGCCGGCGCACGCGGGGCCGCCTCGCCGGGGTCAGACGTACGCGGGTACGGACCGGCAGGTGCGCGGCAAGCTGCTGTCGGTGTTGCGGGAGGCGCACGCGCCGGTGCCGCAGGCGGTGCTGGACCGGGTGTGGCACGAGCCGGTGCAGCGCGCCCGCGCGCTCGACGGGCTTGTCACGGACGGCTTGGTGGAGCCGCTGCCGGGCGGTCTGTATCGACTGCCGCTGAGCTGA
- the disA gene encoding DNA integrity scanning diadenylate cyclase DisA: protein MAANDRAAAPGKSGGSAGSDGLMRASLSAVAPGTALRDGLERVLRGNTGGLIVLGSDKTVEAMCTGGFVLDVEFTATRLRELCKLDGGIVLSADLSKILRAGVQLVPDPTIPTEETGTRHRTADRVSKQVGFPVVSVSQSMRLIALYVDGQRRVLEDSAAILSRANQALATLERYKLRLDEVAGTLSALEIEDLVTVRDVSAVAQRLEMVRRIATEIAEYVVELGTDGRLLALQLEELIAGVEPDRELVVRDYVPEPTAKRSRTVEEALSELDALSHAELLELGTVARAMGYTGSPETLDSAVSPRGFRLLAKVPRLPGAIIDRLVEHFGGLQKLLAASVDDLQTVDGVGEARARSVREGLSRLAESSILERYV from the coding sequence GTGGCAGCCAACGACCGGGCAGCAGCTCCCGGAAAGTCCGGTGGGAGTGCCGGTTCCGATGGCCTGATGCGCGCCTCGCTGAGCGCCGTGGCTCCCGGTACGGCGCTGCGCGACGGCCTGGAGCGCGTCCTGCGCGGCAACACCGGCGGGCTGATCGTCCTCGGCTCGGACAAGACGGTCGAGGCGATGTGCACGGGCGGTTTCGTGCTGGACGTCGAGTTCACCGCGACCCGGCTGCGGGAGCTGTGCAAGCTCGACGGCGGCATCGTGCTCTCCGCCGACCTGTCGAAGATCCTGCGGGCCGGTGTGCAGCTGGTGCCGGACCCGACGATCCCCACGGAGGAGACGGGCACCCGGCACCGTACGGCGGACCGGGTCAGCAAGCAGGTCGGCTTCCCCGTGGTCTCCGTGTCCCAGTCGATGCGGCTGATCGCCCTCTACGTCGACGGTCAGCGCCGCGTCCTGGAGGACTCGGCGGCGATCCTGTCCCGGGCGAACCAGGCACTGGCCACGCTGGAGCGGTACAAGCTGCGCCTGGACGAGGTGGCCGGCACCCTCTCGGCGCTGGAGATCGAGGACCTGGTGACGGTGCGGGACGTGTCCGCCGTCGCCCAGCGACTGGAGATGGTCCGCCGCATCGCCACCGAAATCGCCGAATATGTGGTTGAACTGGGCACGGACGGGCGTCTTCTCGCGCTTCAGCTGGAGGAGTTGATCGCCGGGGTCGAGCCCGACCGTGAGCTGGTCGTCCGGGACTACGTCCCCGAGCCGACGGCGAAGCGGTCCCGCACGGTCGAGGAGGCGCTGTCCGAGCTGGACGCGCTGAGCCACGCGGAGCTGCTGGAGCTCGGCACGGTGGCGCGCGCGATGGGCTACACCGGGTCTCCCGAGACGCTGGACTCCGCGGTGTCCCCGCGGGGCTTCCGGCTGCTGGCGAAGGTTCCGCGCCTTCCGGGTGCGATCATCGACCGGCTGGTGGAGCATTTCGGGGGACTGCAGAAGCTTCTCGCCGCCAGCGTGGACGACCTGCAGACCGTGGACGGCGTGGGAGAGGCTCGGGCGCGGAGCGTGCGGGAAGGCCTGTCGCGCTTGGCGGAGTCCTCCATCCTGGAGCGTTACGTCTGA
- a CDS encoding helix-turn-helix transcriptional regulator, whose amino-acid sequence MDKVRRLRLAKDAMDRDWADPGLDLDAVAACAGYSRYHFLRAFKDVYGETPGQYLTHRRIERAEEMLRCANLTVTEICTLVGFSSLGTFSARFKARTGLTPSEYRARHVGRGASLIPGCYAMLWAGGFSTARSEKRSGAGPAYGGEGGSAPADSTASAVSNADRRAEP is encoded by the coding sequence ATGGACAAGGTGCGGCGGCTGCGGCTGGCCAAGGACGCCATGGACCGGGACTGGGCGGACCCCGGTCTCGATCTGGACGCGGTGGCCGCCTGTGCCGGGTACTCGCGGTATCACTTCCTGCGCGCCTTCAAGGACGTCTACGGCGAGACGCCCGGCCAGTATCTGACCCACCGGCGGATCGAGCGGGCCGAGGAGATGCTGCGCTGCGCCAACCTCACCGTGACCGAGATCTGCACGCTCGTCGGCTTCAGCAGCCTCGGCACGTTCTCCGCCCGCTTCAAGGCCCGCACCGGACTCACCCCGAGCGAGTACCGCGCCCGGCACGTGGGCCGCGGCGCCTCCCTGATACCCGGCTGCTACGCCATGCTCTGGGCCGGCGGCTTCAGTACCGCAAGATCGGAGAAGCGCTCCGGGGCCGGCCCTGCCTACGGTGGCGAAGGAGGGTCCGCCCCGGCGGACAGCACCGCCAGCGCCGTCAGCAACGCCGACAGGAGAGCAGAGCCATGA
- the radA gene encoding DNA repair protein RadA, producing the protein MAARTKTTKDRPSYRCTECGWQTAKWLGRCPECQAWGTIEEYGAPAVRTTAPGRVTRSALPIGQVDGRQATARSTGVPELDRVLGGGLVPGAVVLLAGEPGVGKSTLLLDVAAKSASAEHRTLYVTGEESASQVRLRADRIGALHDELYLAAETDLSAVLGHLDEVKPSLLILDSVQTVASPEIDGAPGGMAQVREVAGALIRASKERGMSTLLVGHVTKDGAIAGPRLLEHLVDVVLHFEGDRHARLRLVRGVKNRYGATDEVGCFELHDEGITGLADPSGLFLTRRDEPVPGTCLTVTLEGRRPLVAEVQALTVDSQIPSPRRTTSGLETSRVSMMLAVLEQRGRISALGKRDIYSATVGGVKLSEPAADLAVALALASAASDTPLPKNLVAIGEVGLAGEVRRVTGVQRRLAEAQRLGFTHALVPTDPGKVPPGMKVLEVADMGDALRVLPRSRRREAPREAEERR; encoded by the coding sequence ATGGCTGCCCGTACCAAGACCACCAAGGACCGCCCGTCCTACCGCTGCACCGAGTGCGGCTGGCAGACGGCCAAGTGGCTCGGCCGCTGCCCCGAGTGCCAGGCCTGGGGCACGATCGAGGAGTACGGCGCGCCCGCGGTCCGTACGACGGCACCCGGCCGCGTCACCCGCTCCGCGCTGCCCATCGGCCAGGTCGACGGCCGGCAGGCCACCGCCCGCTCGACCGGCGTGCCCGAGCTGGACCGGGTGCTCGGCGGCGGCCTGGTGCCCGGCGCGGTCGTGCTGCTCGCCGGCGAGCCGGGCGTCGGCAAGTCGACGCTGCTGCTGGACGTGGCCGCCAAGTCCGCGAGCGCGGAGCACCGCACGCTCTATGTCACCGGCGAAGAGTCGGCGAGCCAGGTGCGGCTGCGCGCGGACCGCATCGGCGCCCTGCACGACGAGCTGTATCTGGCCGCCGAGACCGATCTGTCCGCCGTCCTCGGCCACTTGGACGAGGTGAAGCCGTCGCTGCTGATCCTGGACTCGGTGCAGACGGTCGCGTCCCCGGAGATCGACGGCGCGCCCGGCGGCATGGCCCAGGTGCGGGAGGTGGCGGGGGCCCTGATCCGCGCCTCCAAGGAGCGCGGCATGTCCACGCTGCTGGTGGGCCATGTCACGAAGGACGGCGCCATCGCCGGCCCGCGCCTGCTGGAGCACCTCGTGGACGTCGTCCTCCACTTCGAGGGCGACCGGCACGCGCGCCTCCGTCTCGTCCGCGGCGTGAAGAACCGCTACGGCGCCACGGACGAGGTCGGCTGCTTCGAGCTGCACGACGAGGGCATCACGGGCCTCGCCGACCCGAGCGGACTCTTCCTGACCCGTCGGGACGAACCGGTCCCCGGCACCTGTCTGACCGTCACCCTGGAGGGCCGCCGCCCGCTGGTGGCCGAGGTGCAGGCGCTGACCGTCGACTCCCAGATCCCCTCCCCGCGGCGTACGACCTCGGGCCTGGAGACCTCGCGCGTGTCGATGATGCTGGCCGTCCTGGAGCAGCGCGGCCGGATCAGCGCGCTCGGCAAGCGGGACATCTACTCCGCGACGGTGGGCGGGGTGAAGCTGTCGGAGCCGGCCGCCGACCTCGCGGTCGCGCTGGCGCTGGCCTCCGCCGCCAGTGACACCCCGCTGCCGAAGAATCTGGTGGCCATCGGCGAGGTGGGCCTCGCGGGCGAGGTCAGACGGGTCACGGGCGTGCAGCGCAGGCTCGCCGAGGCGCAGCGGCTGGGCTTCACGCACGCGCTCGTGCCGACCGACCCGGGCAAGGTGCCGCCCGGCATGAAGGTCCTGGAAGTGGCCGACATGGGGGACGCGCTGCGGGTGCTGCCACGCTCGCGTCGCCGAGAGGCCCCACGGGAGGCGGAGGAGCGCCGGTAG
- a CDS encoding RICIN domain-containing protein has protein sequence MKKRLIGVCAASAVLAPVLTLVGTGPAFAADSGVSWRNESNGKYLAYFNYRVRTTSAIGPTSKWFENKQSDGTYTMRHDIDRKCLDSNSRGDVYIGACNGGDYQKWYEIQDSSGWRLKDKATGRVLEVGIDGQVHTEADAGAPRQRWS, from the coding sequence ATGAAGAAGCGCCTCATCGGTGTCTGCGCCGCCTCGGCGGTCCTCGCCCCGGTGCTGACCCTCGTGGGCACCGGCCCGGCGTTCGCCGCCGACAGCGGCGTCAGCTGGAGGAACGAGAGCAACGGCAAGTATCTCGCGTACTTCAACTACAGGGTCCGTACGACGTCCGCCATCGGCCCGACCAGCAAGTGGTTCGAGAACAAGCAGTCCGACGGCACCTACACCATGAGGCACGACATCGACCGGAAGTGCCTCGACAGCAACAGCCGGGGTGACGTGTACATCGGCGCGTGCAACGGCGGCGACTACCAGAAGTGGTACGAGATCCAGGACTCCTCGGGCTGGCGCCTGAAGGACAAGGCCACCGGGCGCGTCCTGGAGGTGGGGATCGACGGGCAGGTCCACACCGAGGCGGACGCGGGCGCCCCGCGCCAGCGCTGGAGCTGA
- the cseB gene encoding two-component system response regulator CseB, with the protein MAEQTHVLFVEDDDVIREATQLALERDGFAVTAMPDGLSGLEAFRANRPDIALLDVMVPGLDGVSLCRRIRDESTVPVIMLSARADSIDVVLGLEAGADDYVTKPFDGAVLVARIRAVLRRFGHAGGSDRTETAEEPVTGAVLTFGDLEIDTEGMEVRRAGAPVALTPTEMRLLLEFSSAPGTVLSRDKLLERVWDYGWGGDTRVVDVHVQRLRQKIGQDRIETVRGFGYKLKA; encoded by the coding sequence ATGGCAGAACAGACCCACGTCCTGTTCGTCGAGGACGACGACGTCATTCGTGAGGCCACCCAGCTCGCCCTGGAGCGGGACGGCTTCGCGGTCACCGCCATGCCCGACGGTCTGTCGGGCCTGGAGGCGTTCCGGGCCAACCGCCCCGACATCGCTCTGCTGGACGTCATGGTCCCCGGCCTGGACGGCGTCAGCCTGTGCCGGCGCATCCGGGACGAGTCGACCGTGCCGGTGATCATGCTGTCGGCGCGCGCCGACAGCATCGACGTCGTCCTCGGCCTGGAGGCAGGCGCCGACGACTATGTGACCAAGCCCTTCGACGGAGCCGTGCTGGTCGCGCGGATCCGGGCCGTGCTGCGCCGCTTCGGGCACGCGGGCGGCAGCGACCGGACCGAGACCGCCGAGGAGCCGGTGACCGGTGCCGTGCTCACCTTCGGGGACCTGGAGATCGACACCGAGGGCATGGAGGTGCGCCGGGCCGGAGCGCCGGTCGCGCTCACCCCGACCGAGATGCGGCTACTGCTCGAATTCTCCTCGGCGCCGGGTACCGTGCTCTCGCGCGACAAGCTGCTGGAGCGCGTCTGGGACTACGGCTGGGGCGGAGACACCCGAGTCGTCGACGTGCATGTGCAGCGGCTGCGGCAGAAGATCGGCCAGGACCGTATCGAGACGGTCCGTGGCTTCGGCTACAAGTTGAAGGCCTGA
- a CDS encoding VOC family protein — translation MIKGLAITTVWVLDQDRAKEFYTEKLGLEVRTDMTMGEGGMRWLTVGAPGQPDVELTLMVPGPPAMDPESAEMMRKLVAKGALGAGVLATDDIHGDYKKLKERGVEFLQEPQERPYGTEALFRDDSGNWFSFTQRRQGGLDLERDWAC, via the coding sequence ATGATCAAGGGGCTTGCCATCACGACCGTCTGGGTCCTGGACCAGGACCGGGCCAAGGAGTTCTACACCGAGAAGCTGGGCCTGGAGGTCCGTACGGACATGACGATGGGGGAGGGCGGTATGCGCTGGCTCACCGTCGGCGCCCCCGGCCAGCCCGACGTGGAGCTGACGCTCATGGTGCCGGGGCCGCCGGCCATGGACCCCGAGTCCGCCGAGATGATGCGGAAGCTCGTCGCCAAGGGGGCGCTCGGCGCCGGTGTGCTCGCGACGGACGACATCCACGGGGACTACAAGAAGCTGAAGGAGCGCGGAGTGGAGTTCCTCCAGGAACCGCAGGAGCGGCCCTACGGCACGGAGGCGCTGTTCCGGGACGACTCCGGGAACTGGTTCTCCTTCACGCAGCGACGGCAGGGCGGCCTGGACTTGGAGCGGGACTGGGCCTGCTGA
- the cseC gene encoding two-component system sensor histidine kinase CseC, producing the protein MRGILRYPVRRMERAGLHTGLRWKLSAAIALVAGLVTITLSLVVHNAARVSMLDNARDLANQRVQIAQRNYDLNRRPNFPNVKLDDPELPDAVRDKVEQGRKASDVIDTGGVPDIWAAVPTKDGRVLSVHGHMPERSTDVLKDLDQALVIGSVAVVFGGSALGVLIGGQLSRRLRKAAAAANQVAKGETDVRVREAIGGVVRDETDDLARAVDAMADALRQRLEAERRVTADIAHELRTPVTGLLTAAELLPPGRPTELVLDRAKAMRTLVEDVLEVARLDSSTERAELQDIMLGEFVTRRVAAKDPEITVRVVHESEVTTDPRRLERVLFNLLANAARHGRPPIEVTVEGRVIRVRDHGPGFPEELLAEGPSRFRTGSMDRAGTGHGLGLTIAAGQARVLGARLTFRNVRPAGAPAEIPAEGAVAVLWLPEHAPTNTGSYPMLPLSGGAS; encoded by the coding sequence ATGCGGGGGATCCTTCGGTATCCGGTCCGGCGCATGGAGCGCGCGGGCCTGCACACCGGCCTCAGATGGAAGCTCAGCGCGGCGATCGCGCTGGTGGCCGGGCTGGTGACGATCACGCTGAGCCTGGTCGTGCACAACGCGGCCCGGGTCTCGATGCTCGACAACGCACGTGACCTCGCCAATCAGCGCGTCCAGATCGCGCAGCGCAACTACGACCTGAACCGGCGGCCCAACTTCCCCAACGTCAAGCTCGACGACCCCGAGCTGCCGGATGCCGTGCGCGACAAGGTCGAGCAGGGACGCAAGGCGAGTGACGTCATCGACACCGGCGGAGTGCCGGACATCTGGGCGGCCGTGCCGACCAAGGACGGGCGCGTGCTGTCCGTGCACGGCCATATGCCGGAGCGTTCCACCGATGTGCTCAAGGACCTCGACCAGGCACTCGTCATTGGGTCCGTCGCCGTCGTGTTCGGCGGCAGCGCGCTCGGCGTGCTGATCGGCGGGCAGCTGTCCCGGCGGCTGCGCAAGGCGGCGGCCGCCGCGAACCAGGTCGCCAAGGGCGAGACCGACGTCCGGGTGCGGGAGGCCATCGGCGGTGTCGTACGGGACGAGACCGACGATCTCGCGCGCGCGGTGGACGCCATGGCGGACGCGCTGCGGCAGCGCCTGGAGGCCGAGCGGCGGGTCACCGCCGACATCGCGCACGAGCTGCGCACTCCGGTGACGGGCCTGCTGACGGCCGCCGAACTGCTGCCCCCGGGCCGCCCGACCGAGCTCGTCCTGGACCGGGCGAAGGCGATGCGCACGCTCGTCGAGGACGTGCTGGAGGTGGCCCGCCTGGACAGCTCCACGGAGCGGGCCGAGCTGCAGGACATCATGCTGGGCGAGTTCGTCACGCGGCGGGTGGCGGCCAAGGACCCGGAGATCACCGTACGGGTGGTGCACGAGTCGGAGGTCACGACCGACCCGCGCCGGCTGGAGCGGGTGCTGTTCAACCTGCTCGCCAACGCCGCCCGGCACGGCCGGCCGCCGATCGAGGTGACCGTCGAGGGCCGGGTGATCCGGGTCCGCGACCACGGTCCCGGCTTCCCGGAGGAGCTGCTCGCCGAGGGGCCGAGCCGCTTCCGCACCGGCAGCATGGACCGCGCCGGTACGGGCCATGGGCTGGGCCTGACCATCGCGGCGGGCCAGGCCCGGGTGCTCGGCGCCCGGCTGACGTTCCGCAACGTACGCCCCGCCGGAGCCCCTGCCGAGATCCCCGCGGAGGGCGCGGTGGCCGTGCTCTGGCTCCCGGAACACGCCCCGACCAACACGGGCAGCTACCCGATGCTGCCGTTGTCGGGGGGCGCTTCCTGA
- a CDS encoding Ppx/GppA phosphatase family protein, with the protein MRLGVLDVGSNTVHLLVVDAHPGARPLPAHSHKADLRLAQLLDGSGAIGDDGVEKLVGVVRDALQAAEDKGVEDLLPFATSAVREAGNADDVLARVADETGVRLQVLTGAEEARLTFLAVRRWFGWSAGKLLVLDIGGGSLEIAYGIDEEPDAAVSLPLGAGRLTASWLPGDPPAPEAVRSLRRHVRTEIARTVGEFSRLGVPDHVVATSKTFKQLARIAGAARSAEGLYVQRELKRESLEAWVPRLASMTADQRSELPGVSEGRAGQLLAGALVAEAAMDLFGVESLEVCPWALREGVILRRLDHMGSA; encoded by the coding sequence ATGAGACTCGGTGTCCTGGACGTGGGTTCGAACACGGTGCATCTGCTGGTGGTGGACGCTCACCCCGGCGCGCGCCCGCTGCCCGCACATTCGCACAAGGCCGACCTTCGGCTCGCCCAACTGCTCGACGGCAGCGGTGCCATCGGCGACGACGGCGTCGAGAAGCTGGTCGGTGTCGTACGGGACGCGCTCCAGGCCGCCGAGGACAAGGGCGTCGAGGATCTGCTGCCGTTCGCGACCTCCGCCGTCCGTGAGGCCGGCAACGCCGACGACGTCCTCGCGCGCGTGGCCGACGAGACCGGCGTACGACTCCAGGTCCTCACCGGCGCGGAGGAGGCCCGGCTGACCTTTCTCGCGGTCCGCCGCTGGTTCGGCTGGTCCGCCGGAAAACTGCTGGTCCTGGACATCGGCGGCGGCTCCCTGGAGATCGCCTACGGCATAGACGAGGAGCCGGACGCCGCCGTCTCCCTCCCGCTCGGCGCCGGCCGGCTCACCGCGAGCTGGCTGCCCGGTGACCCGCCCGCCCCCGAGGCCGTCCGCTCCCTGCGCCGCCATGTACGGACGGAGATCGCCCGCACGGTCGGCGAATTCAGCCGCCTCGGCGTCCCCGACCACGTCGTCGCCACCTCCAAGACCTTCAAGCAGCTCGCCCGCATCGCCGGCGCGGCCCGCAGCGCCGAGGGCCTCTACGTCCAGCGCGAACTCAAGCGCGAGTCCCTCGAGGCCTGGGTCCCGCGCCTCGCCTCCATGACCGCGGACCAGCGCAGCGAACTCCCCGGCGTCTCGGAGGGCAGGGCAGGCCAGCTGCTGGCCGGGGCCCTGGTGGCCGAGGCCGCGATGGATCTCTTCGGCGTGGAGAGCCTGGAGGTCTGCCCGTGGGCGCTGCGGGAAGGCGTGATCCTCCGGCGCCTCGATCACATGGGTTCCGCTTAG
- a CDS encoding SDR family oxidoreductase, translated as MSTANSPVHALAGQRVVVMGGSSGIGEAAAAFFAADGAEVVITGRDQDRLDAAADRIGGKVSTYRLDGADRAAADAFFAGSGPVDHLVVALSGAKGGGPFAELDLTELAAGFDGKFWPHVQVLQAALPALRRDGSVTLVTAASARAALPGTAGLAAINGALEAMVPPLAVELAPLRVNAVSPGVVDTPWWQGVPAEQRRTLFDGFAAITPVGRVGRPEDIARAIHMLAANGFVTGVVLEATGGATLATGR; from the coding sequence ATGAGTACTGCGAACAGCCCTGTGCACGCCCTCGCCGGACAGCGCGTCGTCGTGATGGGCGGCAGCTCCGGCATCGGCGAGGCGGCGGCCGCGTTCTTCGCGGCGGACGGAGCGGAGGTGGTCATCACCGGCCGCGACCAGGACCGCCTCGACGCCGCGGCCGACCGGATCGGCGGCAAGGTCTCGACATACCGGCTGGACGGGGCGGACCGCGCCGCGGCGGACGCCTTCTTCGCGGGCTCCGGGCCTGTCGACCACCTGGTCGTCGCGCTCAGCGGCGCCAAGGGCGGCGGCCCCTTCGCCGAACTGGACCTGACCGAGCTGGCGGCGGGCTTCGACGGCAAGTTCTGGCCGCACGTCCAGGTACTCCAGGCGGCTCTGCCCGCCCTGCGCCGCGACGGCTCGGTGACGCTGGTGACCGCCGCCTCCGCCCGCGCCGCCCTGCCGGGCACCGCCGGCCTCGCCGCGATCAACGGCGCCCTGGAGGCGATGGTCCCGCCCCTGGCCGTGGAACTGGCCCCGCTCCGCGTCAACGCGGTCTCGCCCGGCGTCGTCGACACGCCCTGGTGGCAGGGCGTACCGGCCGAACAGCGCCGGACGCTCTTCGACGGCTTCGCTGCGATCACCCCCGTCGGCCGCGTCGGCCGCCCGGAGGACATCGCCCGCGCGATCCACATGCTGGCGGCCAACGGCTTCGTGACCGGCGTGGTACTGGAGGCGACGGGGGGCGCGACGCTGGCCACAGGGCGCTGA